ATTCGAATCCATTCCCCGTACACTCGCGGAGAACTCCGGTTACAATCCAATCGACAAGCTCGTCGATCTCAAGACCGCCCATGCAAAGGGTAAGAAAAATGCTGGCCTGAACGTCTATACCGGAGATATCATCGACATGCATGCAGAGGGTGTCTTTGAACCCCTCCGTTCAAAACGTCAGGCAATCCAGAGCGCATCAGAAACTGCTGCCATGCTCGTGCGCGTGGACGATATGATGATCACCCAGCAGAAGATGCCCGCGGGGATGCCAGGCGCCCCGATGGGATAATCTGATCCCTTGTCAACCCCGTGAACAGGTCAGTACAATATCCACCTTTTTTTCCCTGATGGGAGCGTCCTGCGGGATGCTTTTGTTATTTTCACCGATGATGAGAACCGTGTCTGGATTGATCCCGATCTGTTTCAGTGCATCCTCATATGTACTGCCATCAACACCCGCATACTCAAGCACATTCCCGTCCGGCCTGACCGCCAGCCTGCAGTAAACAGTCACAAGAATAACTATTATAGGAATCAGTGTAAAAATGATCTGAACCGGTGCCGAGGTAGTCTAGCCCGGTAAGGCGATGGTCTCGAAAACCATTGGTGCCCTGCACCTCGGGAGTTCAACTCTCCCCCTCGGCGTTGGAAAAGTTAATCGTTTCTCTATGCCTTTTGGTGTTCACCCTGTTCTTTGTTCCAGTTTTTCTCAATTTAATGATAAAGGACGAATTCCTTTTGTGGGATAACTATAGAGTGGCGCCGTTACCCGGCCAGAATAAACAGAATGCCTTGAAGATATCGGATACTGACAAGCAAGTGACAAAACCCATGTAATTTTCTCCGGTAGATACCAGAGCGCTTTCCCATCTCAAGAAAAAGACCGCAAGGATCTCCGTCATATCCAATACCGGCCTTGTCTTGATGAAATTTGTTGTCGGGTATGCTATATGCTCCATCAGTATTATATCGGAGGCGATCCACTCCCCCATGTACCTACTTGCCACCCTGATCGCCTTCTTCTCGGTACGCAAATCAGCTGAACCTCCCGATGCCGCACATTCATTTGGTCATGGGAAATTCGAGGACGTCCCAGGGCCTAATGAGGCACTGCTATCTTTGTCGCTGCGATCCTGATCATCCGGGAGGCCGTGACAAAAATCATGAGCGAGCCGTCGGAACCGTTTTAGCATAATCTTCTCGTTGCCGGTATTGTCCTTGTCATGCCCGGAAAAGTCTCCGTAAAAGAATCCCATGACTTTTCAGATCACCCTAAATCCGAAATCAAGATCGAATTTCCCCGGTTAAACATCACGATTCATATCGAGCCATGTAATGGGGGGTGTACCCGCTGCGGCTTGTTCTGCATGTTTTTCGATAAACAAAAATTGCAGGAATGATAAATAGACAGAAATTCGGGGTTTTTTACTAGTTTTCAACAGAATTTTTGCCCAACCCGATCATGATGGCAGATGACTGCATAGTATCCTAAAAAAAATTAAATAGTGGATTGTTCAAGTATGTTCTGCTATTGGTTGTTTTCGATGAGCCTGCCCTTGACGGTGCCAGAGTTCCGAAAACCAATTTCTCTGAATGCCTGAAGTGATACTATCATGAGGACCAGAAGGAATAAACCGCCGGTGTCCGGAGGGGCGAGATCGTTTCGGGCAGTCCGACGCCTTAACCTCAACCGCACATATGTCCCAATAAAAATAGGGGTGGTTGCAGGCTATATCCTTCTTGCGATGCTCTCGGCATCCACATCAATGTTCGGTATCCTTGTCGGTGCGATGCTCAGGATTGCAGGGTTCTGAAAGTTGGCTTGAAGACCCCATTCAAGCAACTTTTTACCCAGGGGTCAAATCATTTTGATGATATTTCCCGTTTTTAAAAATATACCAGAACTCCAAGCATTCCATGAAGAAATGCAAGGAAAATGGAGAGAACCGCAAGCCGGGGATGCCATATAAAAGGAATGTTATTGATTCCTTTCATATTCAGAATGGCTATCAAAGCCGTAGTGAAAAACGAGAGAAGAGTAACAATTCCCAGATACATAATAAGAGGTTTGCCGAAGAGAAGAGAATATGAGATTTCTGTAAACATGGTCACTCCACGATCACGGTTCCGGTCATCTCAGGATGGATTTTACAATAATATGGATATGTTCCCGGTTTATCGAATTTATTGCTCCAGGACTGCGCAGAGGATAGGACGGTTGAGTCAAGGGTGGTGTCCCGCCCGTCCTTATCAACGAAAATGATCCGGTGCGGTGCAGAATCCTGGTTTTCCCAGCGCACAATTGATCCGCTCTTCACGGTCATAGTCCGGGGGGTGAATGCAAAATTTTTAATTGTGATGGTATTTCCCGACACCGATGCCTGGCTGATGGGTGTTGGGACTGTTGTAGCAAGCAATGATGAAACGGTCTGCGCCGGAACCCCAATTGTTGGAGTTACCTGTGGCTGTACCGGCTCCGCTGCCTGCATACAGCCGGCACAAAGGACCGCTGCACCGATGAGAGAGATTGAGAGGAGGGAGAGGATTCTCATACCACACTATCGTTTAAAGCAAGCCATATATATTGTGGAGGAGGGTGCCAGACATGCATCTTCCCATGTATCAAAGAGGGATCTGCACTCGATTTTTTCTCATTCCACAAGAACCGTCCCTTTCATATATGAATACTGTTTGTCGGTATAGACATACCGGCCTGGCGCTGTGAACGCGTTACTGAATGTCTGCCCTGTTGCAAGAGGACCTGAGTCAAATCTCATGATATCACTACCCAGATAAGTAACCGTGTGAGTTCGGGGATCCTCATTTGTCCAGACAACCGTAGTCCCGACTTTGACGGTAATAAAGTCCGGGTCAAAGTTGTTTTCCTTAATCCGGATAGGAATGGTTACACCGGATCCACCTGAATGGGCAATTGTCTGGGGAGATATTGTCATCATCGCTGCGGTGGGCGATGTGGTTACCGGTGATGCCGGGGACATCGTCATACACCCACAACTGATGAGGGCAAGTACAATCAGGAGCCCTAAAGGAATCGCAAGTTTCATACGAATAAGGTACCCTGACTAATAATTTAATATAATCTCCGGTGCTTTTTAGATACATCATTTGTTCAACCTGATGATTGCATCGCAGTGAATTTTGAATAGTATGCAAGGATACAGGGATTTAATATTCCAAATGTCCAATCCTTGTGGCAGAAATAAGGTGGCACCGATGAAAAAAGTCCTCATTATCTGCGGAAGCCCACGTCCTGATGGCAATACAGCGCAAATTGCACAAGAGTGTGCTAATGTGATTGAAAGCAATGGTGTGTCTGCAGAGGTCATATCGTTTGCCGGAAAAAAGATAGAGTCGTGCACCGCCTGCTACCAGTGCAAGGATCTTGGGGAATGCGTCATCGATGACGGACTCAACGAAGTCATAAAAAAACTTCGCAAAGCACATGGATTCATCATCGCATCTCCGGTATATTTCGGCACAGCCCGTGGCGATGTGATGTCAGCGCTCCAGAGGATCGGTATGGTCTCGATGGCATCAGACGGATTCCTTTCAGGAAAAGTCGGCGGACCGATTGCAGTTGCACGAAGGGGTGGGCATACCGCGACCATCCAGGAGCTGCTGATGTTCTACCTGATCAACGACATGATTGTGGTCGGGTCAAACTACTGGAACATGGTCTTTGGCAGAGACCCGGGTGAGATCTGGAGAGATGACGAGGGTATTGCCACAATCCGGGTCTTTGCCGGAAATGTTGCTAGTCTTGTCAAAAAACTTGGTTAAATGGTTACGCTTTGTCAGAATCTTCCCGCATTTCTCACTTTTTTTAAAAAAATCAATGTGCAATATTCTCCTCCAATAGGCTCTGGAGTCCAACAGGATCTGCTCTCCTCCCCGGATCCAAGACTTGATATTAATGGTGTATACGGTTCTGGAGGGATCCGGCCACTACCAATCCTCATTCTTACAGGATAACCTTGGGCCTTGTAACCGATCCATATTGCTCAAGAGAGAGATTAAACATCCACGTGCAGAACGAGGCGGATTATTATCCCGATCACAAATGAGATCCCCGCGATCCCCATGCTGATGGCCACCATCTCACCAAACCTTCGGATAAACGGCAGATCCTTTGCCACGGATATATAAAACGTAAACAAAAAGATCACGAGTACTGCGGCACCAAGGGTAAGGGGCAGGGCGATATAAGGATTGGAAAGGAGAAGGAAGGGAAGGATCAGCAGGGCAACAGTCATGAGATAGGTGATGCCGGTATACAGCGAGGCTTTCAGCGGGTTTTTGGATCCGCTTTCTGATTTCTGTGACAGGTACTCGGATGCTGCCATCGAGAGAGATGCGGCAACCCCCATGATAAGCCCGGCAATTGCTATTACCTGAGAGTTCTGGATAGCAAATGTGAGCCCGGCAAGTGAGCCCGTGAACTCAACAAGCGCATCGTTTAAACCCAGCACGACAGAACCGACATAGTGGAGACGCTCTTCATCCAAAAGCCCGATCAACTCCCGTTCATGGGCTTCCTCGTGGGCTAGGATTTCCTTTACTTCCGGGATGATCGTCCCGAGGTCGTGGTAGACCAGCTGGGCGCGTTTCTCTATTCCCTCCATCAGCTTGATCGAAAAGGTAATACCAAGGACACGTGCGAGGAGATAATAAAACCAGACCCGCAATACATCCGGTGCGACATCGCGTGACGTATACTTTTTCCAGATCAGGTAATGTTCGTATTCCTGCGATGCAATCCGCGACAGTACTTCACGGTTATGGCTGTCACTAACTGAACCTGCAATCATTGTGTATATCCGGTGCTCGGTGATCTCCCCCCTCTGGAATGTGGTGATTTTATCAAGGGAAAGAGTGCCCAATGGATCTTTGTTCATGAAGTGTCTCCTCCCTGCTATGTGATACCTGTTTTATTATCAACAAACCCTTTAACAATAGATACCGGAACCTTACGGATTGTCTCAATAAACTCTTCAACATGGTAATGCTCCGAGAGTGCCATATCCTGCAGGACAGGTTCTGGCAGCACCATACCGAACTTCCACGATTCTGCAGGTAGTGCTGCCAGTCGTGCACCGATGGAATCACGGTCAAGGGTTTTGATTGCATACAACGCTTGCTCAACCTGTACTGCCCCTCCATCCTTTTCCACGTTCCTTGCAAGAACAATAAAATCGCTGTACCGCACTTTTGCCCGTTTTCCAAGCTCCTGCGAGAGCAGGATCGTGAGGAGCCGGTTGAATTGGATCCCATAGAGCGAAAGTACGACCACGTCAATACGATTCCCCGACCTGCGCTCCCAGATTACAAGCCCTGTCGGGGGAATTCCAGAAGGCATGCGCCGGATCCGTTTATCCAGTATCTCCTGCTCATGGTTAAGCAGCGGGAGCCGGGTTCCCCCCCTTGAAACGATCTTCTGGACCGAATCGCAAACAAGAGGTGAAAATCCGGCTTGTCCGCCTCCAGTCCAGAATGCCCGGGATGTCTGTTCGGTGCCGGGTACGACCACCACGAGATTGTGACCCTCGTCGCACTTCACCATCGACCAGACCTTACCACCTAACGAGAACTCACCGGCCGACCGACTCGAAACGAACCGGGCATCCAGCTTTCCGATCAATTCCCCATCGGGGGTTACTGCACGGTATTCCCCGACCCCGGTGATTACCGAGTACAGATCCTTCCAGTTCGAGTTCCCGAATGTCCGTTCAGCCTGTTCACCAATCATCAGCATGTCACCATCAGTTGAGAGGTATCCTTTTATTATTGCATGATTGACGACCTGCCGGATTGTAGACATTGGAATACGTGAAAACGGGGGAAATGCACGCAGGGTGCGCTCAAGCTGTTTCAGCGTTGTCCGGCCTGTACGGTGAACGAACAAAAACATCTGCTGGACAAGCACGTTATACGGACGTTGCTGCGGGTGGAGCGGTTCGACTGCTCTTTTCATGGCGCTTTCAATGATGGCGGTGCTGCAGAGCAGTTCGCAGGCATCGCGCAGGACCCATGCGACATATGCCGATTTTCCTCGCCTGCCACTCCTGCCCATCCGTTGCAGGAACGATGAGACCGAGTTCGGCGGACCCAGCTGTACGACTACGTCAAGGTCGCCGATATCGATCCCCAGTTCGAGTGTGCTCGTGCAGATGATACAGGCACCGCCCGATCTTGAGAACGCATCCTCCGCTTCCTTACGTACAGCTGATGAAAGCGAAGAGTGATGGATATATACATTCTCCATCCGGGGAGAGATCGCGTTCATAACATTCTCCGCATCGCGCCGACTGTTCACAAAAACAAGCGCTTTTTTATCCGCGACGATACGGACAACTGCATCAATCCGGTCTTTTTCCTCTGCTTCAATGACAAAGGAGAAACGTTTCTGCTTTGCTGAGGCCTGAACAGCGACCACCTCCTCATTATGACGGTGATCCGAGAGCCACCCGAGGATCTCGTCGGGGTTCCCCACAGTCGCAGAAAGTCCGATCCTCTGGACCGGGCGCTGCGCGATGCAGTCGATCCGGTACAGCAGTGTCTTTAAATGCACCCCGCGTTCAGACTCGACAAACGCATGCAGCTCATCAATTATGACAGCACGGAGATTTTTCAGTGCAGCGGCAAGCTTTGGTTCGTGGAGCAGTACTTCAAGAGACTCCGGGGTGATCATCAGGATGTGTGGCTTTTCCCCTTCCTTCCATGCCCGGTCGCCTTTCGGGACATCCCCATGCCATTTCATCACCACAAGTCCTGTGGGAATACAGAAGTCTGCGAACCGCTCCTCCTGGTCATTGATAAGCGCTTTGAGCGGCGAGATATACAGGCATGCGATCCCCTGCCGCCCTTCCCATAACAGGTCATCGATGACAGGAATCAGGGCGGCTTCCGATTTGCCCCCGGCTGTCGGGGCAATAACCAGCACGTCGCTTCCCTTTGATATGGCATAGTACGATAGTTCCTGCACCTCCCGAAGCTCAGTCCACCCAAGCCGCTGGGAGAGAACGGTCTGGAGCGATTCGTGGAGCAATGCAAATACCGATGCCATGTGTACAGTAGCATTTCGGTGGGGATGTTATGGGTTTTTGGTTCGGTTTTCCGGAGGTAAGGCTTCAATATCCCAGAAAGATTACTGTTGATATTGCATGAGGGAATGTATATGCAATCATCCCCTTGTTTATAAATCGGGCGATCCCGGATCTCTTTGTTGTCATCTTCATGCTAGCCCTGCTGTCGGCAGCAATGTCCATGTTGTTCTCACTTTATCATACGATGGGCACTACGCTCATCTGTGATATCTGGGATGGGGGGGTGACAAACGCTGCGATCGCGAGTATAGTCACCGGAGCGGTTATATGATTTGTGTGGATAGCATTTGTCTACGCAGCAGAGCAAAAACCACCGGGGATTTGCCGATATCAAAAAAATTCATTTTTCTCTTACTCCAATCCCTGATGGGATTGTTGAGAGGAAAAAACCTTTTTAGTTGTAAAAAGGACTGATCAGCATGGATCTCACCAAGGAAAAGATCATTACCTACCGAGTCGGTTCACCCCCCCTGACGCGGAAGGAGACCTTTGAGCTTCTCAAAGCCGTGCCTGGGTGGTCGCTCAATAACGGCCACCTCACCCACACCTTCACTTTTGAATCCAGTTCCGAGTCCCTGTCATTCATCAACGACGTTATGGGATTCTCACAGGCAGAGGGGCACCTTCCCGATGTCAACCTCAGGGAGGCGAGAATTGTAGAGGTCTCGTATTATACATATCCTGCTGGGGGACTCACGTGGAATGATTTTATAATGGCGGCAAAGTTAAACGAGAAAGGATATAGAAAACAGGAATAACCAATAAAAAAAACCTTTGAAATTTCTCTTTTCTCCTTAAACCCCAAAATTCCTCACAACCTTCGCATGGATCAATTCCTTTGGCACTGCCCCGATAAGCCGGTCTATCATCTGCCCGCTTGAGAAGAAGAGCAGGCAAGGGATTGCGGAGATGCCAAACTTCATCGCGAGCCGCTGGTTGTGATCGGTATCGCACTTTGCAAACGTGACTTTTCCCGCAAACTCCTGTGCAAGTTCCTCAACAATCGGGGCAACACGCCTGCACGGTCCGCACCACTCCGCCCAGAAATCGATCACGAGTGCCGGGTGCTGCTGCAGTACATGAGCAAAATGGACTTCGTCAACAGGTATCACGACAGCATGCCCGACAGCAGGTGCCGCTCTCTTTGCGGGATCGAACCGATCCCGAAGATCCTGCATTTTTTTCTCCCGTATCTTTGCAAGTTCATCATCTGCCATGATCCCATATTTACCAAAACCAAGTAATTAAGGAGCTGCAAGGGGATCAGGAGAGGAATGCGACGTGAGTAAACTATATCAGCGCAACCCTGCAATATATTAACCCTGATTACGGAAGCGAGGTAGGGTAGTCAGGATATCCCGACGGGCTCATAACCCGTAGACCGATGGTTCAAATCCATCCCTCGCTACTTCTTTTTTTGTAATGGTTATCCCGTTATGATAATGTAACTCGGGGATTTTTAAGTGAGATGTCCCAATAAAAATAAAAATCACTACATTTACAATTCCGCTTCAAACGATCCGAGGTTTGCCTGATACGTGCCCGCAATAAAATCTATCTGCGGGGTTATCCCCTCTTCACCATCGATGGGCAGTGGATAGCATCCGGTCAGGCAGCCGGTACAAAGGTGTTCCTTCCCACAGCCAATCGCCTCAACCAGTGCTTCGAGCGATATGTGGTGGAGCGATGATGCAGTAATGCTCTTGCGCACTTCCTCTTCTTTCTTGTCACTAGCGATCAGCTCCTGCCGTGTCGGCATGTCCACACCAAGATAACACGGTGCTTTAATCTGGGGCGAGCCGATCCGAACATGGACTTCGCGGGCACCAGCTTCCCGCATCATATCGATGATACGCTTTGATGTAGTTCCCCGCACGATGCTGTCATCAACAAGTACGACGGATTTGTCTGCGAGGTGCGCCTGGATTGGGTTGAGCTTGATCCGTACTGCTTTCTCACGCTGCCTCTGGTTTGGCATGATGAACGTCCGCCCCATGTACCGGTTCTTCATCAGGCTCTCGGCATAGGGCGTACCCGAGCGCCGTGCATACCCGATTGCATACGCGACCCCGGAATCCGGTACCGGCGAGACCGCATCCGCGGTAACCGGATCTTCGTCAAAGAGTTTTCCCCCTATAATACGGCGCACATCATATACCAGAACTCCGTCGATGACCGAGTCCGCACGCGAGAAGTAGATATATTCAAAGATGCAGTGGGCGTGGGTCCCTGCGACTGCGATCTGGGTGCAACGGATTCCCTCGTTGTCAATCCTTACAAGCTCCCCGGGTTTAATATCCCGCAGGAATTTCCCATTGAGCGCATCGACAGCAACACTCTCGGATGCGACCATGTATCCCCGTTCGGTTTTACCAAGGCAGTAAGGTTTAATCCC
Above is a genomic segment from Methanoregula sp. containing:
- a CDS encoding thiamine S protein, which produces MTVYCRLAVRPDGNVLEYAGVDGSTYEDALKQIGINPDTVLIIGENNKSIPQDAPIREKKVDIVLTCSRG
- a CDS encoding cation transporter; this translates as MKFVVGYAICSISIISEAIHSPMYLLATLIAFFSVRKSAEPPDAAHSFGHGKFEDVPGPNEALLSLSLRS
- a CDS encoding cupredoxin domain-containing protein, translated to MRILSLLSISLIGAAVLCAGCMQAAEPVQPQVTPTIGVPAQTVSSLLATTVPTPISQASVSGNTITIKNFAFTPRTMTVKSGSIVRWENQDSAPHRIIFVDKDGRDTTLDSTVLSSAQSWSNKFDKPGTYPYYCKIHPEMTGTVIVE
- a CDS encoding cupredoxin domain-containing protein gives rise to the protein MKLAIPLGLLIVLALISCGCMTMSPASPVTTSPTAAMMTISPQTIAHSGGSGVTIPIRIKENNFDPDFITVKVGTTVVWTNEDPRTHTVTYLGSDIMRFDSGPLATGQTFSNAFTAPGRYVYTDKQYSYMKGTVLVE
- a CDS encoding flavodoxin family protein, whose protein sequence is MKKVLIICGSPRPDGNTAQIAQECANVIESNGVSAEVISFAGKKIESCTACYQCKDLGECVIDDGLNEVIKKLRKAHGFIIASPVYFGTARGDVMSALQRIGMVSMASDGFLSGKVGGPIAVARRGGHTATIQELLMFYLINDMIVVGSNYWNMVFGRDPGEIWRDDEGIATIRVFAGNVASLVKKLG
- a CDS encoding VIT1/CCC1 transporter family protein — encoded protein: MNKDPLGTLSLDKITTFQRGEITEHRIYTMIAGSVSDSHNREVLSRIASQEYEHYLIWKKYTSRDVAPDVLRVWFYYLLARVLGITFSIKLMEGIEKRAQLVYHDLGTIIPEVKEILAHEEAHERELIGLLDEERLHYVGSVVLGLNDALVEFTGSLAGLTFAIQNSQVIAIAGLIMGVAASLSMAASEYLSQKSESGSKNPLKASLYTGITYLMTVALLILPFLLLSNPYIALPLTLGAAVLVIFLFTFYISVAKDLPFIRRFGEMVAISMGIAGISFVIGIIIRLVLHVDV
- a CDS encoding DEAD/DEAH box helicase → MASVFALLHESLQTVLSQRLGWTELREVQELSYYAISKGSDVLVIAPTAGGKSEAALIPVIDDLLWEGRQGIACLYISPLKALINDQEERFADFCIPTGLVVMKWHGDVPKGDRAWKEGEKPHILMITPESLEVLLHEPKLAAALKNLRAVIIDELHAFVESERGVHLKTLLYRIDCIAQRPVQRIGLSATVGNPDEILGWLSDHRHNEEVVAVQASAKQKRFSFVIEAEEKDRIDAVVRIVADKKALVFVNSRRDAENVMNAISPRMENVYIHHSSLSSAVRKEAEDAFSRSGGACIICTSTLELGIDIGDLDVVVQLGPPNSVSSFLQRMGRSGRRGKSAYVAWVLRDACELLCSTAIIESAMKRAVEPLHPQQRPYNVLVQQMFLFVHRTGRTTLKQLERTLRAFPPFSRIPMSTIRQVVNHAIIKGYLSTDGDMLMIGEQAERTFGNSNWKDLYSVITGVGEYRAVTPDGELIGKLDARFVSSRSAGEFSLGGKVWSMVKCDEGHNLVVVVPGTEQTSRAFWTGGGQAGFSPLVCDSVQKIVSRGGTRLPLLNHEQEILDKRIRRMPSGIPPTGLVIWERRSGNRIDVVVLSLYGIQFNRLLTILLSQELGKRAKVRYSDFIVLARNVEKDGGAVQVEQALYAIKTLDRDSIGARLAALPAESWKFGMVLPEPVLQDMALSEHYHVEEFIETIRKVPVSIVKGFVDNKTGIT
- a CDS encoding 4a-hydroxytetrahydrobiopterin dehydratase; the protein is MDLTKEKIITYRVGSPPLTRKETFELLKAVPGWSLNNGHLTHTFTFESSSESLSFINDVMGFSQAEGHLPDVNLREARIVEVSYYTYPAGGLTWNDFIMAAKLNEKGYRKQE
- the trxA gene encoding thioredoxin encodes the protein MADDELAKIREKKMQDLRDRFDPAKRAAPAVGHAVVIPVDEVHFAHVLQQHPALVIDFWAEWCGPCRRVAPIVEELAQEFAGKVTFAKCDTDHNQRLAMKFGISAIPCLLFFSSGQMIDRLIGAVPKELIHAKVVRNFGV
- the purF gene encoding amidophosphoribosyltransferase, coding for MCGIVGIVDAGGVSIQLYYALYALQHRGQESAGISTFNGTTLHKFKGAGLVADVFSPAVLEELKGTTGIGHVRYPTTGSNLPENIQPLNFQFKSHSFSLAHNGNLVNTRELRSEFEQSGQIFTTTTDTEIIARILIDEISESGSVEDAVHLCMQRLQGSYSVVMMIDGVLYAFRDPLGIKPYCLGKTERGYMVASESVAVDALNGKFLRDIKPGELVRIDNEGIRCTQIAVAGTHAHCIFEYIYFSRADSVIDGVLVYDVRRIIGGKLFDEDPVTADAVSPVPDSGVAYAIGYARRSGTPYAESLMKNRYMGRTFIMPNQRQREKAVRIKLNPIQAHLADKSVVLVDDSIVRGTTSKRIIDMMREAGAREVHVRIGSPQIKAPCYLGVDMPTRQELIASDKKEEEVRKSITASSLHHISLEALVEAIGCGKEHLCTGCLTGCYPLPIDGEEGITPQIDFIAGTYQANLGSFEAEL